A region of Saccharococcus thermophilus DNA encodes the following proteins:
- a CDS encoding hydantoinase B/oxoprolinase family protein translates to MAMNVKEVKKRKTIGWNGKTLKEMREEIDRLSQLTGHYAGLKELPLKESDPIRYEKIFSKLRGGVVHARETAKRVAASPIVEQEGELCFTLYTPEGDCVVTSTGIIIHVGTMGAAIKFMIKNDYEENPGIEDGDIFCNNDCQIGNVHPCDVHTIVPIFYEGELIGWVGGVTHVIDVGATAPGSMTVGPVTRYDDGYQVACRKIGKNDTLLKDWLIESQRSVRTTKYWLLDERTRIAGCHMIRDLVLDIVREEGVDTYKQFIREVIEEGRRGFINQVKTLLIPGRYRQVSFVDVPYKNLDVPPYARVNTIMHAPTEIIVHKDGKFEIDFEGVNRWGWHSYNATPVSITSGIWVMMSQTLIPNDRVNDGAYYASKFDLPYGSWLNPDDIRTAHSYAWHFLVSAWSPLWRGLSRNYFARGYLEEVNAGNANTSNWLQGGGYNQFNENHAVNSFESAAEGVGASAVRDGISHAAAIWNPEGDMGDMEIWELAEPLIYLGRSVKPNTGGHGKYRGGNGYESLRMVYGAKDWTMFFMGNGYISSDCGLMGGYPAAAGYRFEAHGTNLKERIEKRLPIPTGGDPDPDNPQYEKLMEAKEIIRDKQAITTETIFENYDLYLNYLRGGPGFGDPLERKPKMIEDDLNEGHILPRFAESVYGAVFTQDEKGRYIVDEEATKKRREEMRKERLKRGVPTKQWMQEERKKIINKDAAIQVRHMYASSFALSEKFYNEFKSFWNLPEDWKLTEEELGIPVFGTKINKLK, encoded by the coding sequence ATGGCGATGAACGTAAAAGAGGTGAAAAAACGCAAAACGATCGGGTGGAATGGAAAAACGCTCAAAGAAATGCGGGAGGAAATCGATCGGCTTAGCCAGCTGACTGGACATTACGCAGGATTGAAAGAACTTCCGCTGAAAGAAAGCGATCCGATCCGTTATGAAAAGATCTTTTCCAAACTGCGCGGCGGTGTGGTACATGCGCGGGAAACGGCGAAAAGAGTTGCCGCATCGCCGATTGTCGAGCAGGAAGGTGAATTATGCTTTACACTTTACACTCCTGAAGGTGATTGCGTCGTTACTTCCACCGGAATCATCATTCACGTTGGCACGATGGGTGCCGCCATCAAATTTATGATTAAAAATGATTATGAAGAGAACCCTGGCATTGAAGATGGCGATATTTTCTGTAACAATGACTGCCAGATCGGAAACGTCCATCCGTGTGACGTTCATACGATCGTGCCAATTTTCTACGAAGGAGAACTGATTGGCTGGGTTGGCGGAGTTACTCACGTTATCGATGTTGGCGCAACAGCACCTGGAAGCATGACGGTCGGTCCGGTTACCCGTTACGATGACGGTTATCAAGTGGCCTGCCGCAAAATCGGGAAAAACGATACACTGCTAAAAGACTGGTTAATTGAAAGTCAGCGTTCGGTCCGCACGACAAAGTACTGGCTGCTTGACGAACGGACGCGCATAGCCGGCTGCCACATGATCCGCGATCTTGTTCTTGATATTGTAAGAGAAGAAGGAGTCGACACGTACAAACAATTTATCCGCGAAGTGATCGAAGAGGGGCGCCGAGGCTTTATCAACCAAGTAAAAACGCTGCTTATTCCAGGAAGATATCGTCAAGTTTCCTTTGTAGACGTACCGTACAAAAATCTGGATGTACCTCCATATGCCCGTGTGAACACGATCATGCACGCGCCGACGGAGATCATCGTTCATAAGGACGGCAAGTTTGAAATCGACTTTGAAGGGGTTAATCGATGGGGATGGCATAGCTACAACGCGACACCGGTTTCAATTACAAGCGGAATCTGGGTTATGATGTCGCAAACGCTCATTCCGAACGACCGGGTCAATGATGGAGCGTATTATGCAAGTAAGTTTGATCTGCCGTACGGTTCATGGCTAAATCCAGACGATATTCGCACTGCGCACAGCTACGCATGGCATTTCCTTGTATCTGCGTGGAGCCCGTTATGGCGTGGACTCAGCCGCAACTATTTCGCCCGCGGTTATCTCGAAGAAGTCAACGCAGGAAACGCCAATACATCCAACTGGCTGCAGGGCGGAGGCTACAACCAGTTCAATGAAAACCATGCCGTCAACAGCTTCGAGTCAGCTGCTGAAGGTGTTGGCGCGAGCGCGGTAAGAGACGGAATCAGCCACGCCGCGGCGATTTGGAATCCGGAAGGCGATATGGGCGACATGGAAATCTGGGAGCTGGCAGAACCGCTCATTTATCTCGGAAGAAGCGTTAAGCCGAATACAGGAGGCCACGGAAAATACCGCGGTGGAAACGGCTATGAATCGTTGAGAATGGTGTATGGGGCAAAAGACTGGACGATGTTCTTCATGGGCAACGGTTACATCTCGAGTGACTGTGGATTGATGGGCGGTTATCCGGCCGCAGCGGGATACCGTTTTGAGGCCCATGGCACGAACTTAAAAGAACGGATCGAAAAGAGACTGCCGATTCCGACTGGCGGTGACCCTGATCCGGATAATCCGCAATATGAAAAACTGATGGAAGCAAAAGAAATTATCCGTGACAAGCAGGCGATTACGACGGAAACGATTTTTGAAAACTATGATCTATATTTGAACTATTTGCGTGGGGGTCCAGGATTTGGCGATCCGCTAGAGCGGAAACCAAAAATGATTGAAGATGATTTAAACGAAGGCCATATTCTTCCTCGTTTCGCCGAAAGTGTTTATGGAGCGGTATTCACTCAAGATGAAAAAGGGCGATATATCGTTGATGAAGAAGCAACGAAGAAACGCCGTGAAGAAATGAGAAAAGAGCGGCTGAAACGAGGGGTGCCGACAAAACAATGGATGCAAGAGGAAAGAAAGAAAATTATCAACAAAGACGCTGCGATACAAGTACGTCACATGTATGCGAGCTCTTTCGCGTTAAGTGAAAAATTTTATAATGAGTTTAAGTCGTTCTGGAACTTGCCGGAAGATTGGAAATTGACAGAAGAGGAATTGGGCATTCCAGTATTCGGAACAAAAATCAATAAGCTGAAATGA
- a CDS encoding 2-oxoacid:ferredoxin oxidoreductase subunit beta has translation MATFKDFRNDVKPNWCPGCGDFSVQAAIQRAAANVGLEPHQLAVISGIGCSGRISGYIHSYGFHGTHGRALPLAQGVKMANRDLTVIAAGGDGDGFAIGMGHTIHAIRRNIDITYIVMDNQIYGLTKGQTSPRSDVGFKTKSTPQGSVEPALSIMEIALSAGATFVAQSFSSDLKELTSLIEEGIKHKGFSLINVFSPCVTYNKVNTYDWFKEHLVKVSDIEGYDPSDRAMAMQTVMKYKGLVTGLIYQNKEQKSYQELLHGYSETPLAEADLKLSKEKFDELVSEFM, from the coding sequence ATGGCAACATTTAAAGATTTTCGTAACGATGTAAAACCAAACTGGTGTCCAGGTTGTGGCGATTTTTCCGTACAAGCCGCCATTCAGCGCGCCGCTGCAAACGTCGGGCTTGAGCCGCATCAGCTCGCCGTCATTTCCGGAATCGGCTGCTCTGGGCGCATTTCCGGGTACATTCATTCGTACGGCTTTCACGGCACCCACGGCCGCGCGTTGCCGCTTGCCCAAGGAGTGAAAATGGCCAACCGCGATCTAACGGTTATTGCCGCTGGCGGTGACGGCGACGGATTTGCGATCGGCATGGGCCATACCATTCATGCGATCCGCCGCAATATTGACATCACGTATATTGTGATGGACAACCAAATTTACGGCTTGACAAAAGGACAAACATCGCCGCGCAGCGATGTCGGCTTTAAAACGAAAAGCACTCCGCAAGGCTCGGTCGAACCGGCCCTTTCGATTATGGAAATCGCGTTAAGCGCCGGTGCAACCTTTGTGGCACAAAGCTTTTCAAGCGATTTGAAAGAGCTGACAAGCTTAATTGAAGAAGGAATCAAACATAAAGGATTTTCGCTTATTAACGTGTTCAGTCCGTGTGTAACGTATAACAAGGTAAACACATACGACTGGTTTAAAGAACATCTGGTGAAAGTAAGCGACATTGAAGGATATGACCCGTCCGACCGCGCCATGGCGATGCAAACGGTGATGAAATATAAAGGACTAGTAACGGGGCTCATTTATCAAAATAAGGAACAAAAATCGTATCAAGAACTGCTTCACGGTTATAGCGAAACACCGCTTGCCGAAGCAGACTTGAAATTAAGCAAAGAAAAATTCGATGAATTAGTTTCTGAATTTATGTGA
- the cotE gene encoding outer spore coat protein CotE — MSEHRETEYREIITKAVVGKGRKFTQSTHTITAPNRPSSILGCWIINHRYDAKKSDRTVEIHGHYDVNVWYSYNNNTKTEVVTETVPYTDVVRLKYRDDDDIISDDTDIIVRVIQQPNCLECTISPNGNKIVVDVEREFIAEVIGETKVCVAVNPEGCSSEDDFEEDDLDEELEDLSPDLLLGDEE; from the coding sequence ATGTCTGAACACAGAGAAACAGAATACAGAGAAATTATTACAAAAGCGGTTGTCGGGAAAGGACGTAAATTTACGCAGTCCACACACACGATAACGGCGCCAAATCGTCCGTCAAGCATTTTAGGGTGCTGGATTATTAACCATCGTTACGATGCGAAAAAAAGTGACAGGACAGTAGAAATCCATGGGCACTATGACGTTAACGTTTGGTATTCGTACAACAACAATACAAAAACAGAAGTTGTTACAGAAACAGTACCCTATACCGATGTGGTGAGATTAAAATACCGCGACGATGATGACATTATTAGTGATGATACAGACATTATCGTCCGTGTCATTCAGCAGCCAAACTGCCTAGAATGCACCATTTCGCCAAACGGCAATAAAATCGTCGTCGACGTAGAGCGGGAATTTATCGCTGAAGTCATTGGCGAAACGAAAGTATGCGTGGCGGTCAATCCAGAAGGCTGCAGCAGCGAAGATGATTTCGAGGAAGACGATTTGGATGAAGAATTAGAAGATTTAAGCCCAGATTTATTGCTTGGCGATGAAGAGTAA
- a CDS encoding RicAFT regulatory complex protein RicA family protein, producing the protein MAKYTRDDILAQAKQLAKMIAETEEVDFFKRAEEKIHQNEKVRTMIEQIKSLQKQAVNLKHYGKYEALKKVEAQIDAIYEELSQIPIVSEFQQSQTEVNDLLQLVASTISNTVTDEIIASTGGDVLRGETGAQIRYSGNGGCGCH; encoded by the coding sequence ATGGCAAAGTATACACGCGATGACATTTTAGCGCAAGCGAAACAATTGGCGAAAATGATTGCCGAAACCGAGGAAGTCGACTTTTTTAAGCGCGCTGAAGAAAAGATCCATCAAAACGAAAAAGTGCGCACGATGATTGAACAAATTAAATCATTGCAAAAACAAGCTGTCAACTTAAAACACTATGGAAAATATGAAGCGCTGAAAAAAGTAGAAGCACAAATCGATGCGATTTATGAAGAGCTTTCACAAATTCCAATTGTTAGCGAGTTTCAACAGTCGCAAACGGAAGTGAACGACCTGCTGCAACTCGTCGCTTCTACCATCTCCAATACGGTGACCGATGAGATTATCGCTTCTACTGGCGGCGACGTATTGCGCGGCGAGACAGGTGCGCAAATACGCTATAGCGGAAACGGCGGCTGCGGCTGCCATTAA
- a CDS encoding hydantoinase/oxoprolinase family protein: MKTAVKTAVKRKAQILAIDAGGTMTDTFIIDENGEFVVGKAQSTPEDESIGLLNSAKDALAYWGTTVEEQFPQLLAGVYSGTAMLNRLVSRKGRRVGLIVNKGMEDFHRMGRAIQAYLGYSYSDRLHINTHRYDPPLVPRELTRGVTERVDLFGNVVIPLYEHEVEPAVRELLELDVEAIVISLLHSYKYPHHERRVRDIAKEVMKKVGKEVPVFASVDYYPVRKESHRTNTTIIEAYAADPSRETLTKINNMLQDHGANFDLRVMASHGGTISTRANELARTLVSGPIGGVIGAKYLGEKLGIRNIACSDIGGTSFDIALITQGDLSINTSPDMARLVLSLPLVAMDTVGAGAGSYVRIDPNYKTLTLGPDSAGSRVGVCYSEGGVDTVTVTDCHVVLGLINPDNFLGGEVKLYPERAYEAIKKQIADPLGLSVEDAAYGVIDLLESQLRNYLESMILGKGYSPSQYVCFSYGGGGPLHTAGYTKGLGFEDVLVPAWAAGFSAFGCGAADFEYRYDKTLDINVNDGASDDEKLKAGKELQAAWDELKEKVAAEFEKSKFSKEEVDFRLYFRMQYQGQLNDLEIEAPIEAFENVDDWDALVNAFEDTYARVYAKAAKSPELGYSITGAIVRGIVEVPKPKIPVEPFAGETPPKEAYLGKRRVYWKGQWIEADIWEMEKLKPGNKIKAFSIIESPATTFVIPPGFETYLDQHRIFHLKEV; encoded by the coding sequence ATGAAAACAGCGGTAAAAACAGCGGTAAAAAGAAAGGCGCAAATTCTTGCGATTGATGCCGGCGGGACGATGACAGACACATTTATCATTGATGAAAACGGTGAGTTTGTCGTCGGGAAAGCGCAATCCACGCCGGAAGACGAATCGATAGGCCTCTTAAATTCCGCGAAGGATGCGCTCGCTTACTGGGGTACAACCGTTGAAGAGCAATTTCCGCAACTGCTTGCCGGAGTCTATTCGGGAACCGCGATGCTAAACCGGCTCGTTTCGAGGAAGGGACGCCGTGTCGGGCTGATCGTTAACAAAGGGATGGAAGATTTCCACCGAATGGGCCGTGCGATCCAAGCATATCTTGGTTATTCTTACTCGGATCGCTTGCACATCAATACTCACCGTTATGATCCGCCGCTTGTGCCTAGAGAGTTAACAAGAGGTGTAACCGAAAGGGTTGACTTATTTGGAAACGTTGTCATTCCGCTTTACGAACATGAAGTGGAACCAGCTGTAAGGGAACTTCTCGAACTAGATGTGGAAGCAATTGTCATCAGCTTGCTTCATTCTTACAAGTATCCTCATCATGAGCGAAGAGTGAGAGATATCGCCAAAGAAGTCATGAAGAAAGTCGGCAAAGAAGTTCCTGTATTTGCGTCAGTTGATTATTATCCAGTCAGAAAAGAGTCGCATCGGACAAATACGACGATCATTGAAGCGTATGCGGCCGATCCTTCGCGCGAAACGTTGACTAAAATTAACAACATGTTACAAGATCATGGAGCTAATTTTGATTTGCGCGTGATGGCAAGCCATGGCGGAACGATCAGCACGCGGGCGAACGAATTGGCAAGAACGCTTGTCTCTGGTCCAATCGGCGGCGTCATTGGCGCGAAATACCTTGGAGAGAAGCTTGGCATTCGCAATATTGCCTGCTCGGATATTGGAGGAACGAGCTTTGATATAGCGCTCATCACCCAAGGGGATTTGAGCATCAACACAAGCCCGGATATGGCACGTCTTGTACTTTCACTGCCGCTTGTCGCTATGGATACCGTCGGAGCGGGAGCCGGAAGCTATGTCCGAATCGATCCGAACTATAAAACATTGACACTTGGCCCGGACAGTGCTGGATCGAGAGTCGGTGTGTGCTATTCGGAAGGCGGCGTGGACACGGTAACGGTAACGGACTGCCACGTTGTTCTCGGACTGATCAACCCGGATAACTTTCTTGGCGGGGAAGTCAAGCTCTATCCAGAGCGCGCATACGAAGCGATTAAGAAACAGATCGCTGATCCGCTCGGATTATCCGTCGAAGACGCGGCGTACGGCGTGATTGACCTGCTTGAATCACAGCTTCGCAACTACCTTGAATCCATGATTTTAGGAAAAGGGTATTCACCGTCCCAGTATGTATGTTTCTCATATGGAGGAGGCGGTCCGCTACATACCGCGGGTTATACGAAGGGACTTGGTTTTGAAGATGTACTCGTACCGGCGTGGGCGGCAGGATTTTCTGCGTTCGGTTGTGGTGCCGCTGATTTTGAATATCGTTATGATAAAACGCTCGATATTAACGTCAATGACGGTGCCAGCGACGATGAAAAACTAAAAGCCGGAAAAGAACTGCAGGCCGCTTGGGATGAGCTGAAGGAGAAAGTGGCAGCCGAATTTGAGAAGAGCAAGTTCAGCAAAGAAGAAGTTGATTTCCGTCTCTATTTCCGCATGCAGTACCAAGGGCAATTAAACGACTTGGAAATTGAAGCGCCGATCGAAGCGTTCGAGAACGTGGATGACTGGGATGCACTTGTGAACGCGTTCGAAGACACGTACGCGAGAGTTTACGCCAAGGCGGCGAAATCGCCAGAGCTCGGTTACAGCATCACAGGCGCAATCGTTCGGGGAATCGTCGAAGTGCCGAAACCGAAAATCCCGGTAGAACCGTTTGCGGGTGAAACACCACCGAAAGAAGCGTATCTTGGCAAGCGCAGAGTGTATTGGAAAGGCCAATGGATCGAAGCGGATATTTGGGAAATGGAAAAACTGAAGCCGGGCAACAAAATTAAAGCGTTCTCGATCATTGAATCTCCGGCTACGACATTTGTCATTCCGCCGGGATTTGAAACATATCTTGACCAACATCGCATTTTCCATTTGAAAGAAGTTTAA
- the miaB gene encoding tRNA (N6-isopentenyl adenosine(37)-C2)-methylthiotransferase MiaB: MNEKQRLEQTGQIQTSDHPTDKKSALDALKKKTSKDYEKYFSSVFIPPNLKEAKKRGKEEVKYVKDFTIPEQFRGMGEGRKFYIRTYGCQMNEHDTEVMAGIFMTLGYEPTDRPEDANVILLNTCAIRENAENKVFGEIGHLKQLKQNNPDLLLGVCGCMSQEESVVNKILKQYQYVDMIFGTHNIHRLPYILHEAYMSKEMVVEVWSKEGDVIENLPKARKGNIKAWVNIMYGCDKFCTYCIVPYTRGKERSRRPEDIIQEVRHLAAQGYKEITLLGQNVNAYGKDFTDMKYGLGDLMDELRKIDIARIRFTTSHPRDFDDRLIEVLAKRGNLVEHIHLPVQSGSTEILKLMGRKYTREEYLELVRKIKAAIPDVALTTDIIVGFPNETEEQFEETLSLYREVEFDSAYTFIYSPREGTPAAKMVDNVPMEVKKERLQRLNALVNEISARKMKEYEGKVVEVLVEGESKNNPNVLAGYTRKNKLVNFIGPKSAIGKLVKVRITEAKTWTLNGEMVEEAIEVK, from the coding sequence ATGAACGAAAAACAACGTTTAGAACAAACAGGACAAATTCAAACATCTGACCATCCAACGGACAAAAAATCCGCATTGGATGCGCTAAAGAAAAAAACAAGCAAGGATTACGAAAAATATTTTTCGAGTGTGTTTATTCCGCCTAACTTAAAAGAAGCGAAAAAACGCGGAAAAGAAGAAGTAAAATATGTTAAAGACTTCACCATACCAGAACAATTCCGCGGCATGGGCGAAGGCCGCAAGTTTTATATTCGCACGTACGGCTGTCAAATGAACGAACATGACACCGAAGTCATGGCAGGAATTTTTATGACGCTTGGATATGAGCCGACCGACCGTCCGGAAGATGCGAATGTCATTTTATTGAATACGTGCGCGATTCGCGAAAACGCGGAAAACAAAGTGTTCGGCGAGATCGGCCACTTAAAGCAGCTCAAGCAAAACAATCCGGATTTGCTTCTTGGCGTATGCGGCTGTATGTCGCAAGAAGAATCGGTCGTCAATAAAATTTTGAAACAATATCAATACGTTGACATGATTTTCGGAACGCATAACATTCATCGCCTGCCATACATTTTGCATGAAGCATATATGTCGAAAGAAATGGTTGTCGAAGTATGGTCGAAAGAAGGCGATGTCATTGAAAATCTTCCGAAAGCGCGCAAAGGCAACATTAAAGCATGGGTGAACATTATGTACGGTTGCGATAAGTTCTGCACGTACTGTATCGTTCCATATACGCGCGGAAAAGAACGAAGCCGCCGCCCAGAAGACATTATCCAAGAAGTGCGCCATCTCGCCGCCCAAGGCTATAAGGAAATCACCCTTCTCGGCCAAAACGTCAACGCCTACGGTAAAGATTTCACCGATATGAAATATGGCCTTGGTGATTTGATGGACGAACTTCGCAAAATCGATATTGCGCGCATCCGCTTTACCACAAGCCATCCGCGCGATTTTGACGATCGTTTAATCGAAGTGCTCGCCAAACGCGGCAATTTAGTCGAACATATTCATTTGCCGGTGCAATCAGGCAGCACGGAAATATTGAAATTAATGGGCCGGAAATATACGCGCGAGGAATATTTAGAGCTTGTCCGCAAAATTAAAGCAGCGATTCCAGACGTTGCGTTAACAACCGATATTATTGTCGGCTTCCCGAACGAGACGGAAGAGCAATTTGAAGAAACACTGTCGCTCTACCGCGAAGTCGAGTTTGATTCCGCCTACACATTTATTTATTCGCCGCGCGAAGGCACACCGGCAGCGAAAATGGTTGACAACGTGCCGATGGAAGTGAAAAAAGAGCGGCTGCAGCGGCTAAACGCGCTGGTCAATGAAATTTCGGCGCGGAAAATGAAGGAATACGAAGGAAAAGTTGTTGAAGTATTAGTCGAAGGCGAAAGCAAAAACAACCCGAATGTCCTCGCCGGATATACGCGGAAAAACAAGCTTGTCAACTTCATCGGTCCGAAATCGGCGATTGGCAAACTTGTCAAAGTGCGGATTACCGAAGCGAAAACATGGACATTAAACGGGGAAATGGTAGAAGAAGCGATCGAGGTGAAATAA
- a CDS encoding acetone carboxylase subunit gamma translates to MEKYDKYDRKTIEELIDGTIDFFKLKEMLSNYKDVDRFDKYISILQERVPWDDPILLPAGLHLYIVQKPDGRRIVKCDCGYEFCEASDNWKLHALIYVRDTVEKMAELYPKLMAPDPEWQVLREYYCPSCATQLEVEAVTPWYPVIKDFEPDIDTFYKEWLKRPLPQAK, encoded by the coding sequence ATGGAAAAGTACGATAAATACGATCGCAAAACGATAGAAGAATTAATCGACGGCACGATAGATTTTTTCAAATTAAAAGAAATGCTCTCCAATTATAAAGACGTTGACCGGTTTGACAAATATATCAGCATCCTTCAAGAAAGAGTGCCGTGGGATGATCCGATTTTGCTTCCGGCCGGCCTTCATCTCTATATTGTTCAAAAGCCGGATGGCCGGCGCATCGTAAAGTGTGATTGTGGATATGAATTTTGCGAGGCAAGCGACAACTGGAAGCTTCATGCGCTCATCTATGTTCGTGATACAGTGGAAAAAATGGCGGAACTGTATCCGAAATTGATGGCGCCAGATCCGGAATGGCAGGTGCTCCGTGAGTATTATTGCCCTAGCTGTGCGACCCAGCTTGAAGTAGAAGCGGTCACGCCTTGGTATCCGGTCATCAAAGATTTCGAGCCTGATATTGATACGTTCTATAAAGAATGGCTAAAGCGCCCGCTTCCGCAGGCGAAATAA